Proteins encoded in a region of the Spiroplasma endosymbiont of Amphimallon solstitiale genome:
- a CDS encoding IS30 family transposase, protein MYKYLTIESIIAIKEYKSYGFSIRKIAKAIDYSKSTVHRVCRLLNQNLLPLEILNKIQKNKQNAGRKLIILTLIEINTINHLLITKNYALDIIANFLKENKIKSISTKTLYNMFKTNRMGFDENNLLRKGKNKPHKQKETRGRINNCKSIHERNLIIPNIKNIEEFGHLEGDTIIGKDHKSSIITLADIWSKTTIPLATKNNKSENITKSIIKFISKLQKGTVKTITFDRGKEFSKWKLIEKNCNVKIYFADPGKPCQRGLNENNNGILRRYLPKSTDLSSYKQKDLNTIAFQINSTPRKSLSYKRPIDLIQLF, encoded by the coding sequence ATGTATAAGTATCTGACTATTGAATCAATAATAGCAATAAAAGAATATAAAAGTTATGGATTTTCGATTCGTAAAATAGCAAAAGCCATTGATTATAGTAAATCAACTGTACATAGAGTTTGTAGATTATTAAATCAAAACTTATTACCATTAGAAATATTGAATAAAATTCAAAAAAATAAACAAAATGCAGGTAGAAAATTAATAATTTTAACTTTAATAGAAATTAATACTATTAATCATTTGTTAATTACTAAAAATTATGCTCTTGATATAATTGCTAATTTTTTAAAGGAAAATAAAATAAAAAGTATTTCAACAAAAACTTTATATAACATGTTTAAAACAAATCGAATGGGTTTTGATGAAAATAACTTATTGAGAAAAGGAAAAAATAAACCTCACAAACAAAAAGAAACTAGAGGCAGAATTAATAATTGTAAGTCTATTCATGAAAGAAATTTAATCATTCCTAATATTAAAAATATAGAAGAATTTGGTCATTTAGAGGGTGATACTATCATTGGTAAAGATCATAAAAGTTCTATTATTACTTTAGCTGATATATGATCAAAAACCACAATTCCTTTAGCAACTAAAAATAATAAATCAGAAAATATTACAAAAAGTATAATAAAATTTATTTCAAAGTTACAAAAAGGAACAGTTAAAACTATTACTTTTGATCGTGGTAAAGAATTTAGTAAATGAAAATTAATCGAAAAAAATTGTAATGTTAAGATTTATTTTGCAGATCCTGGTAAACCTTGTCAAAGAGGTTTAAATGAAAATAATAATGGTATTTTAAGAAGATATTTACCAAAATCTACAGATCTATCTTCATATAAACAAAAAGATTTAAATACTATAGCATTTCAAATTAATTCTACACCCAGAAAATCACTATCTTATAAAAGACCAATAGATTTAATACAATTATTTTAA
- a CDS encoding IS256 family transposase has protein sequence MAKKQNINNNDPISKAVDLLLENTEDLTTVFKEGGLYKELTKRLVEKMLNSEMQNYLGYEKNQHSNTENARNGTSSKKLITQQGKIEIDVPRDRNSDFTPVIVAKRQWRFDGFDQQVLSLYAKGMTLSDIRMQLQELYHGADISESVISQITDDVIDDVKAWQNRPLESIYPIVYFDCIVVKVRQDKRIINKSVYIALGVDLEGKKDVLGLWISENEGAKFWLANFTEMKNRGLNDILIACSDNLTGMSEAIQAVYPKTEHQLCIVHQIRNSLKYVSYKHRKTLVTDLKPIYSACSEEQAMQALESFESKWNKQYPQIAKSWYKNWENLMIFISYPAEIKRVIYTTNAIESVNSQLRKVIRNKKAFPNDMSVFKIFYLAIENITKKWTLPIQNWNTAIAHFMIKFEDRINLN, from the coding sequence ATGGCTAAAAAACAAAATATTAATAATAATGATCCAATATCAAAAGCAGTAGATTTATTATTAGAAAATACTGAAGATTTAACAACAGTTTTTAAAGAAGGGGGTTTATATAAAGAATTAACAAAACGTTTAGTTGAAAAAATGTTGAATTCTGAAATGCAAAATTATTTAGGATATGAAAAAAATCAACATAGTAATACTGAAAATGCTCGTAATGGTACAAGTTCAAAAAAATTAATAACTCAACAAGGTAAAATTGAGATTGATGTACCAAGAGATCGCAATAGTGATTTTACTCCTGTAATAGTTGCAAAAAGACAGTGAAGATTTGATGGTTTTGATCAACAAGTGCTTTCACTATATGCAAAAGGTATGACTCTATCTGACATTAGAATGCAGTTACAAGAGTTATATCATGGTGCTGATATTAGTGAAAGTGTTATTAGTCAAATTACTGATGATGTTATTGATGATGTCAAAGCATGACAAAATCGACCATTAGAAAGCATTTATCCGATTGTTTATTTTGATTGTATAGTAGTTAAAGTTCGACAAGATAAACGGATTATTAATAAATCAGTTTATATAGCATTAGGAGTTGATTTAGAAGGTAAAAAAGATGTTTTAGGCTTATGAATTAGTGAAAATGAAGGTGCTAAATTTTGATTAGCTAATTTCACAGAAATGAAAAATCGAGGCTTAAATGATATTTTGATTGCTTGTAGTGATAATTTAACAGGCATGTCAGAAGCAATACAAGCAGTTTATCCTAAAACAGAACATCAATTATGCATTGTTCATCAAATTCGAAATAGTTTAAAATATGTTTCATACAAACATCGAAAAACTCTAGTTACAGATTTAAAACCAATTTATAGTGCATGTAGTGAAGAACAAGCAATGCAAGCTTTAGAATCATTTGAAAGTAAATGAAATAAACAATATCCCCAAATTGCTAAATCTTGATATAAAAATTGAGAAAATTTGATGATTTTTATTAGTTATCCTGCAGAAATCAAAAGAGTAATTTATACAACAAATGCTATTGAATCTGTTAATAGTCAATTACGAAAAGTTATTAGAAACAAAAAAGCTTTTCCTAATGATATGTCAGTTTTTAAAATATTTTATTTAGCAATTGAAAATATAACAAAAAAATGAACATTGCCTATTCAAAATTGAAATACAGCAATTGCTCATTTTATGATAAAATTTGAAGACAGAATTAATCTGAACTAG
- a CDS encoding Mbov_0401 family ICE element transposase-like protein, with translation MLKLPFANHFDWDKHYFNQDELNLQQTEELFKKIDDYLWNTCDKSVYKSYRFRKRKLKTKKGLLTYKRRICIYYNPKTQKKEFVSLLDNYLGVKKYSKLAPNVIKQILKYFADGKKYRDVCDTFIEDLISTSTVCRTYQKFQLPKANIPKIPLQPNQTLYINIDDGHRKFKFNEKHNTKNCKKCSMRLLVFCTGKKKNGKLINKRSVCKIRISKTEIGAEKTAKLIQTYGNLYFENFDQANLVVCGDSAKWIRKTAQILNAKFILDKFHAFHVLFLGIMAGRRKNKIAKLHYENAINLFVKGQYYELIDFLQSLTLQYKKLKVGYFINAKDGVLNQALVENIGCFTETNIKQILKHMIGDRTYNIDMYTKMVNFKCYQINTAIQLL, from the coding sequence ATGTTAAAACTACCATTCGCAAATCATTTTGATTGAGACAAACACTATTTTAATCAAGATGAATTAAATTTACAACAAACAGAAGAATTATTTAAAAAAATAGATGATTATTTATGAAATACATGTGATAAATCTGTATATAAATCATATAGATTTAGAAAAAGAAAATTAAAAACAAAAAAAGGTTTATTAACTTATAAACGACGTATTTGTATATATTATAACCCAAAAACACAAAAAAAGGAATTTGTTTCATTGCTAGATAATTATCTTGGTGTTAAAAAATATAGTAAACTTGCACCTAATGTTATTAAACAAATTTTAAAATATTTTGCTGATGGTAAAAAATATCGTGATGTTTGTGATACTTTTATTGAGGATTTAATAAGTACTAGTACAGTTTGTAGAACATATCAAAAATTTCAATTACCAAAAGCTAATATTCCTAAAATACCATTGCAACCAAATCAAACTTTATATATAAATATTGATGATGGACATAGAAAATTTAAGTTTAATGAAAAACATAATACTAAAAATTGTAAAAAATGTTCTATGAGATTACTAGTATTTTGTACTGGTAAAAAGAAAAATGGAAAATTAATTAATAAAAGATCTGTATGTAAAATAAGAATATCAAAAACAGAAATTGGTGCAGAAAAAACAGCTAAATTAATTCAAACATATGGTAATTTATATTTTGAAAACTTTGACCAAGCAAATTTAGTAGTTTGTGGAGATAGTGCAAAATGAATTAGAAAAACTGCTCAAATTTTAAATGCTAAATTTATTTTAGATAAATTTCATGCTTTTCATGTTTTATTTCTTGGAATAATGGCTGGAAGAAGAAAAAATAAAATTGCTAAATTGCACTATGAAAATGCAATAAATTTATTTGTCAAAGGTCAATATTATGAATTAATTGATTTTTTACAATCATTAACTTTACAATATAAAAAATTAAAAGTTGGTTATTTTATTAATGCAAAAGATGGTGTATTAAACCAAGCACTAGTTGAAAATATTGGTTGCTTTACTGAAACTAATATTAAACAAATTTTAAAGCATATGATTGGTGATAGAACATATAACATTGATATGTATACAAAAATGGTTAATTTTAAATGCTATCAAATAAATACAGCCATACAGTTATTATAA